The Muribaculum intestinale genome includes the window CCTATATTGTGTGGAGGCACCGGCTTGTATGTCGAGACTGTGCTGAAAGGCATTTCGCTTCCGGAAGTTCCGGAGAATCCGGCATTGCGTCAGTCGCTCGAAGGAAAGACTCTTGAAGAACTGACCGGAATATTGAGCGGAATGAAGGAGCTCCACAATGTGACGGATGTGGATACTGCCAAACGAGCTATACGTGCGATAGAGATTCAGACTTATTATGCCGAACATCCTGAGCAGGCTGAACTGACACGTCCTCACCCGATAGAGAATGCTGTGGTGATAGGTGTCGACATACCGCGCGATGACAGACGTCGGCGCATATCGGAGCGTCTGGTTGCCAGGCTTGAATCAGGTATGGTCGAGGAGGTGCGCCGTCTTATCGATATTGAAGGCATAGACCCTGAGAATCTTATTTATTATGGGTTGGAATATAAGTTTCTTACTCTATATGTTACAGGGCAGATTGGTTATGATGAGATGGTGTGCGGGCTTGAGACGGCTATCCATCAGTTTGCCAAACGCCAGATGACCTGGTTTCGTGGAATGACGGCAAGAGGAACTAATATACATTGGCTTCCATATGACATGGAGGACAATGAATTTTTGGAAGCTGTAAAGTCATTTTTATGACGTATTAGCCGGTTTTTGCGACAAAAACAGTAACTTTGCTGATAATAAAGCATCAGATTAATCATATATACATATAATTCCACACATTTATACGTAATGAAGAAGTATTTTAAGCCATTGCTCTTGTTCGCTTCTGCGATGGGAGCCCTGTTTTCATTTGATATGTATGGCCAGATGCCGCAGTTGCCTCCGATTCCTGTCGACAGCGCCGTGCGTATAGGTCATCTTGACAACGGCCTTACATATTATATCCGGCATAATGAATATCCCAAAGGGCAGGCTGATTTTTACATAGCCCAGAAGGTAGGTTCTATTCAGGAGGAGGACTCACAGCGTGGACTGGCCCACTTCCTTGAGCACATGTGCTTTAACGGAACTAAGAATTTTCCCGGCAATGAGCTTGTAAGCTGGCTTGAAAGCGTCGGGGTGAAATTCGGACAGAATCTGAATGCCTACACGTCGGTTGACAAGACAGTATACAATATGTGCAACGTGCCTGTGGCGCGCGAAGGTGTGCAGGATTCCTGCCTGCTTATCCTCCATGACTGGGCCGACGACCTGCTGCTTGACCCGGAGGAGATTGACAAGGAACGCGGTGTAATTCACGAGGAATGGCGCCAAAGCAATGTGGGACAGTCGCGTATAATCGAGCAGTTGCTGCCGGTCATGTATCCCGACAGCAAGTATGCCTATCGTCTTCCGATAGGCACGATGGAGGTTGTCGACAACTTTCCCCATCAGGTGTTGCGCGACTATTATGAGAAATGGTATCGTCCCGACCTGCAGGGAATAGTAGTGGTAGGTGACATCGACCCTGATCGTATCGAAGCGAAGATAAAAGAGATTTTCAGTCCGATTGCCAATCCTGTCAATCCTGCAAAAAGAGAATACTATCCCGTGTCGGATACTCCTGGCACTATATATGCCATCGGAAAGGACAAGGAGATGCCATATAGTGTGATGCAACTGATGTTCAAGCATGATGCGACTCCCGACGAGAATAAGAAGACCATGGATTATATGATTGAAGACTATGCAGTGTCGATGATTGTCGCCATGCTCAATACTCGTCTTTCAGATCTTATCTCCAAGCCCGAGTCACCGGCAAGTGTGGCCCAGGCGGCTTATGGCGATTTCTTTATGGCCAAGACCAAGGATGCATTCTATCTACTGGCGCTCCCTAAGGACACTGCAGCTCTCGAGGCTCTTGCAACAGTATATCGTGAGGGATTGCGTGCCGTGCGTTCAGGATTTACCGCCACGGAATATGACAGAGCCCGCAGCGAATTTCTATCGCAACTTGAAAAGCGATATACAAACCGCGCGACTCAGACCAATACATCGCTTGTCAACAGTTATGTGGCCAATTTTACCGATGGCGAGCCTATCCCGGGTATAGAGAATGCTTACACAATCATGTCGCAGCTTGCTAACCAGATACCTGTAGAGGCAATCAATATGATGGCATCTCAGCTTATGCCTGCCGACAATCGGGTGTTGCTTGCCATGTTCCCCGACAAGGATGGGGTGGTGGTACCTACCGAGCAACAGTTTGCCGAGGTACTTGCCGCTGTCGATGCCGAGAATATCGAGGGGTATGTCGATAATGTAATCAACGAGCCTCTTATCGCACAGCTTCCCGCCCCGGGTAAGATTGTCTCGACAGATATCGATAAGGTATATGGTGCTACTGTCTGGACTCTTTCTAATGGAGCGCGTGTCGTGGCCAGGGCTACCGATTTCAAGGCCGGGGAGATTCTATTTGCCGCACGTGCTATGGGAGGTACATCGACACTTCCCGACAGTCTCGATAATGAGTTGCGCTATATGGATGTCACGCTTTCGCAGCTTGGCATGGGGCCGTATGACAATGCCGGTCTCGGAAAATTCCTTGCCGGCAAGCAGGCGTCAATCGAACTTGAGCTCGGCAGCTACGTGCGGGATATTTCCGGTTCGGCTGTGCCTAAGAATCTCGGGGTGCTGATGGAGATGATTTATGCACTGTTTACCGATGCCACATTGTCGGACGATGAGTTTGAGGCCGGTAAGAATATGGTGCGTTCTATGCTCCACAATCAGGAGGCCGATCCGAAATACCAGTTCACTAAGCAGCTCTATGAGCATCTGTATGCTTCGCCTCGCCGTCATTTGACAGACATGGCTGTGATAGATGGTGTAGACCGCAGCCGTTCGCTCGCAATCGTGAAGGATGCTCTCTCGAATGCAGGTGAGTATACATTCTATTTTGTCGGCTCGTTTGATGTCGATTCGCTGAAGCCTCTTGTAGAGCAATACATAGCCTCACTTCCCGGAAAGGCTACTGAAAGGAAACAGGTTGCTTTGGACCCGGCGCTCGGTGTGACCAAAGGAGCCGGTACGGAGATTGTGAAACAGGTAATGGAGACTCCGACAACGTATGCGGCAGTGTTGCTTACAGGCAATGTTCCGTTTACAGCAAAGGAGCAGAAACTGGCAAGCATAGCCGGACAGATATTGAGTGCCCGTCTGATAAAACTCGTGCGTGAGGATTTGGGTGCGGTATATTCGATATGGGCCAATGGTAATTTGGCGCGTTTAACCGAGCCTAATGCTTCACTTCAGTCAATGTTCCCGATGAAACCGGAGATGCGTGACCGGGTGCTTGAGATAATAGCTTCACAAATTGATGATATGACCAATCCGGCCAATATCACGGCTGAAGAACTGGCCAAGGTAAAGGAGTTCATGCTTAAGAATGCCGAGGAATCGCTGAAAAAGAACGATGCGCTTATTGGCGCCATGCTGGGATACCAGCTTGTGCCGGCAGATACATACCTTGATGCTGCCGAAACGATAAAGGCTATTACAGCCGCTGATGTGGCCGGGTATATGAAGACATTGTCTGATCAGAATAATTACCGGGTGTTTCTGATGGAACCCGAGGACGGTAAGTAAAAATGAGTTAATGTGGTTTTATGCCATGTGTGGTGTCCGGTGTGCGTAAGTGCATCGGACACTGTTTTTTATGGTGGAGATGTGCCCTTTTTTCAGGCGAAATTTAAGAGCATTTTAAAACCTTTTTTAGCGAGCATTGTTTTAAGGGTATAAAAACTTCTAACTCAACTATTCAATGTTTATGAAAAAAGCTTTATTTCTGATTGCTCTCATGCTGGGTAGTGTGACTGCTTTCGCACAGAAAATGAACAAAAACGAGGTGAAACAGCTTCAGGCCTTTGCCGCTCAGACCTCAGAGAAGGGTGGCACCAATGGTGAGGTTCTTAAAATCACGGATATGTCGTCTCCTTCAACCTGGGAAGGCATTACTGTTGAGAACGGACGTGTCGTTGCCATCCAGTGGAAGGACAAACACCTCGCAGGCGAGTTGAATCTTTCAGGATTTACCGCTCTTAAGAAAGTTGATGTGTCGCGTAATGCCATTACATCGATTAATGTTACCGGTGATGCCGCTCTTTCCAACCTCAACGCAAGCCGTAACAAGCTCTCCAATCTTACTCTAAGCGGTAACACCGCTCTTACGGATCTTTCGATTTACCGTAACCGTCTGACAGATGTAAATCTGACGAATACACCTCTGCTTACCAACCTGAATTGCTCAAACAATCTCTTTGTCGAGCTGAGTGTGGCTAATGCGACAACTTTAAAGACTCTTAACTGCCAGGGATGTCATCTTGAAGCCCTTAATGTAGAGGGATGCGCCCAGTTGAAGAATCTTTACTGTGGTTACAACAAACTTACTACTATCAATCTGTTCGGTGTCGAGAATCTTACCAATTTCAATATCGATGACAACGAAATCAGCAATCTTATCATCTCCGGTCTGCCTTCGCTCAGCACTTTCATCTGTTCGGATAACCGTATGAACACTCTTGCGCTGCGCAATTGTAACGCACTGATTGATGTGGTTTGCTCGTACAACGACCTTACCCAGTTCTCTGTCGACAATTGTCCCAATATCCAGTATGTGGATTGCTCTTACAATGACCTGACATCGCTCACTCTGAGCAACCAGACATTCTTGCAGCGTCTCATCTGCAACAACAACCAGCTGACTATGCTCGATGTATCGTTTGACTCGGCTCTTACTTACATCAACTGCCGCTACAACTACATTACCGATTTCCGTACTATCGGCTGTAGCAATCTGTCAATGGTGGCATGTCAGTGGAACTATTGATATCTGCGTGGCCCTCGCGGCAGCTCCAGCCTCTCTTCTCCCTCGTCACGATAGCTTTTTAAGCCGCGAAGGGGTTGAGAAATCCCCGAAAGGCTAAGTCTGAACAGCAGACCATAAACCATATTTTACCTGCGAAAGGGGTGCACTTCACATTGAGGTGCACCCCTTTCTGCTGCTTAGGATTTCAAGATGATTATTAAGTTTAATATACTCTAACTCCGGTAGC containing:
- the miaA gene encoding tRNA (adenosine(37)-N6)-dimethylallyltransferase MiaA → MSVVYPTDCNLLVVTGPTASGKTRRAVALAREFGGEIISADSRQLYRGMDLGTGKDLEEYGEVPYHMIDICPAGYRYNLYEYVRDFGKVYADICSRGRLPILCGGTGLYVETVLKGISLPEVPENPALRQSLEGKTLEELTGILSGMKELHNVTDVDTAKRAIRAIEIQTYYAEHPEQAELTRPHPIENAVVIGVDIPRDDRRRRISERLVARLESGMVEEVRRLIDIEGIDPENLIYYGLEYKFLTLYVTGQIGYDEMVCGLETAIHQFAKRQMTWFRGMTARGTNIHWLPYDMEDNEFLEAVKSFL
- a CDS encoding leucine-rich repeat domain-containing protein — translated: MKKALFLIALMLGSVTAFAQKMNKNEVKQLQAFAAQTSEKGGTNGEVLKITDMSSPSTWEGITVENGRVVAIQWKDKHLAGELNLSGFTALKKVDVSRNAITSINVTGDAALSNLNASRNKLSNLTLSGNTALTDLSIYRNRLTDVNLTNTPLLTNLNCSNNLFVELSVANATTLKTLNCQGCHLEALNVEGCAQLKNLYCGYNKLTTINLFGVENLTNFNIDDNEISNLIISGLPSLSTFICSDNRMNTLALRNCNALIDVVCSYNDLTQFSVDNCPNIQYVDCSYNDLTSLTLSNQTFLQRLICNNNQLTMLDVSFDSALTYINCRYNYITDFRTIGCSNLSMVACQWNY